GACAGCTGTTGGTGAGAGGATCTCAGTTTGGATGTTTTCAGCGAGTGATCGGGCGTAGTCAAAGAGCTGTATATACATCGGAGTCCCACCCGTGATCGCGTACGACCGTATCGCGTCGTCGAGATCGTACGTGAGGAGCTCGCAAGCCTCTCGAAAGGAGAACGGTTTGAGATCTATCTGCCCTGTTCGGCGGCCGTAGAGCGGGCTCTCGTGGCCAAGAATCTCCGACTCCATTGTACTGATGCTGGAGCCACACAGCACGACCATTGATTCGGTGTTCTGGAGCTGTTGGTCGACGAACGACTGGACGTACGAGAGGAGCGAATCGTTCTCTTCGACCAGATACGGGAACTCATCGATGACGACGACGAGTTGCTCTAACGCGAGCTTCTCACCGAGGTACTCGAATGCCTCATCCCATCCATCAACGCGGGGGATTCGGTCGTTACAATACGTAGCAATTTGTTCAACGAACTTCTCACGTTGTCGGTGTTCGGCTTCTTGTGATGCGAGAAAGTAGATATGTGGCTGATCGGAACAGAACTCTTTGAGGAGTTCCGTCTTCCCAACACGGCGGCGACCATAGACGACGAAAAACTCGTGGCCCGGCGATTCGAACGCTGTTTCGAGGGCGTCGAGTTCCTCGTGCCGATCGTGGAAGGTCATTCTCTAGATAATGATTACTGCGATAATGACTTATGTCTTTCCCGCGTTGCTGCACAACACCTGGAAGCGACTGGTTGATTCCGGAAATCACAGTGGAAACACAAGAGCCGGTCGTGGAGGCCCAAATCGACTACAATCAGCGTTCTGAAGTCCTGTATATTGACTCCGGAAGGGACACGCCACGAATTATGCACGAGTCGGATCTCATACTCATCAGATGCCGTTTACGATCGACTTTCTGGACGATGGGCGCGTTCTGGAGTGGGAGGCAACCACTGCTGGCGCAGTCGTCACCGAGACTGACGAGTACACGCCACGGTTCTACGTTGCTACTCGCGATCCTAACGCCGATCTCGATCTCACGGCACTCCAATCGATGTACGACCAGCATCCGGACGTTGACGCGACCGAGATGGTTTCTCGACGTCCCGGTTTTCGACGTGATGAGGAGTCGGTCCTCGCTGTCGACGTCGAGCACGTCAACCGCGTCACTGGGCTCGCCCGGCAAACACGGCAACTGTCAGAGTATCCGGTTGGTGACCTTGCCTGCTTCAATGTGGACCTCTCACGGGAGTTCCGCTACTGTCTGGAGAACAGCATCGATCCGACGCCAGCGAACGAGCTATCGACGCTCCGACTCGGCGTCCCGGTGACCGAGACGAGCAACGACGTGTACGAGGAGTTGACTGTCGCTGGCGAAACCATCACTGGGTCGGTGAGGGATATCCTCACTGGCGTCCAGACGAAAATCGAGACACGTGATCCCGATGTCCTGGTGTGCTCGACGAGCGACATCATTCCGACGCTGTACGAGATGGCGACGGCGGCGAACATCGACGAGTTCACGCTGAGTCGGTGGCCCGGCGTGGACTACCAGCAACTTGCGAGCCAGTCGACGTACTCGAGTTACGGTCAGGTGGGACACTCCCCGGCGCGGTACAACGTGCCCGGTCGGGCCATCGTCGACGAGTCGAACACGTTCTTTTACGGGGAGACGAACCTCGACGGCGTCCTCGATCTCGTGTCACGCTCGACGAAGCCGGTCCAGGAACTCGCGTGGGCGTCGATCGGGAACGTGCTCACGGCGATCCAGATCTGCGAGGCTCACGACCGGGGCGTCCTCGTCCCGTGGAACTCCTGGCGTCACGAGTTCTACAAGCCGATGGGGACGCTTCACGACGCCGACCGGGGTGGGTTCATCTTCGCGCCCGAAGTCGGCTTACACGAGAACGTCCACGAGCTCGACTTTTCGAGCCTGTATCCGAATATCATCTGCACGCGAAACGTCTCCCCAGATGTGATTCGCTGTGACTGCCACAGCGACCGCGAGGACGTCCCCGAACTCGGCTACTCGATCTGTGACACGCGAGGCTATCTCGTCGACGTATTGCAACCGATCATCGACGCTCGCGACGAGATCAAGACAGCCATCCACCGTGAAAACCAACGTGACAATCCCGACGAGGATCGGCTGGCGGAACTCGAAGGGCGGTCGGGAGCGCTGAAATGGATCCTCGTCGCTTGCTTCGGCTATCAAGGGTTCAGCAACGCAAAGTTCGGCCGCATCGAGTGCCACGAGGCGATCAACGCATTCGCTCGCGAGATTCTGCTAGAAGCCAAAGAGCGGCTGGAAGCCAGCGGGTGGCGCGTTGTCCACGGTATCGTCGACTCAATCTGGGTGACACCGGATCCCGACGTCGACGACGATGAGCGCGAGGCCCTCGAAACCCTCGCAACGAACATCACTGAGGCGGTCGAGATCCGGCTCGAACACGAGGCACAGTATGACTGGGTGGCGTTCGTCCCCCAGCGCGAGAGCGATGCTGGCGCACTGACCAAGTACTTCGGGAAAGTTGCAGGTGCGGACGAGTTCAAGATCAGAGGTCTCGAAGCCCGACAACGCACCACTCCGCCGTTCATCGAGGATGTCCAGCGAGACTGCCTCGACCGGCTTGCTGGCACACGATCTCCCGACGCAGTGCTCAGACGTCTCGAACGAGCAATCGAGGCACTGCATAACGGAGAGGTTGCAGTGGACCGACTCGTCAAGCGCAATCGAGTCTCAAAGCCACTCGAAGGCTATACGCAGAACACCCAGAACGTGGCAGCCCTGAAGCGGGCACGCGATCACGGTCTCGCTGTTCATCCGGGCCAAGATATCGAGTATGTCGTTGTTGACGACGAGAAGACCTCTCGGGACCGCGTCTCACTTGTCCATGAAGATGTCGAGACCTACGACGCCTCGTACTACGAGACGCAGCTCGTCCGAGCTGTTGAAAGCGTCTTGTCACCGCTCGGCTGGGACCGAACGGAGATTCAACGTACCATCGCTGAGACTCGGGAAATGAACCTGTCTGCCTTCACCGAGTTCGACGACAGCTAAGTGTTGGTGAGAATTTCAACAGAGCCATTTCCTGGGTTTGTGACAGTGGTATGGTCTAGTCTCCCAGAACGTCGCCATTGGGAAGGTCGTCTCGCCGCTGCTCTGTTAGGTCGAAGTCAATCACCCGCGTTTCATCGGGCATTGCCCTGACGTCGATTCCACGCCACTCGCCGTCGACGCCGACAGGAGCTTCGGAGTAGCCAGTTCGGTCGTTCACCCGGAAAAGAAATCACGATTTCTGAAATCGGGATTTTTCATCCGCCTTGCTCCCCACCGAACACAGTCGTTACCCCACGATTGCACACCATCTTCTTGACGTTGGTAGTACAATGTACTCATACGATCGTATCGTCACAAACCGGGGCGCGATTCGAACGAAATGAACGAGTCCACACGATCGGCGATAATCGCCGGAATGGCCATTTTTGCAGTCGCCTACGCAGCAGCGACGCTGGACTCGACGGTTCGTCCCGAGGGAGGAGGTGGAGACGGAACTGTTGGGACTGGTGACGGCGGCAGTGGGGTAGTACCAGTCACCCAATCGGAGTCGCCTCCCGGCGAGACAATTACGATTCCGTACCTCGACGAGATACTTGCGATTCTCGCCGTCGTGTTACTACTGGGGCTCATTGCATACGTGGTTCTCTACCGGCGACAGGCACTTGCCATGTTTCTAGTGCTCGCCGTCTCGCTCGTGGCAATGTACCTTCTCTCAGCAGTGCTGGATCCGACAGCTGTCCCGCCGGATATAGCAGGACTGGAGCCAGGTGACGAGACTCCGGTCGGCGACGGCAGTGGTGAGGGCTGGGGCGATGGGAGTGGCGTCGATCCAACACAGCCATCCCCACCAGCACTACTCGTAGTGGTCGTGGTGGGACTCACTATCATCGGTGGGGCCCTTGCACTGTTGAGCACACGGACCGAGGACAGCGACGAGTCTGTACACCAGTCTACTGGGGACGGTGAGAACGCTGCGGCCATCGGCCGAGCAGCAGGACGGGCGGCCGACCGGCTCGAAGCGGAGGAGAATGTCGATAACGAGGTGTACAGGGCCTGGCGGGAAATGGCCGACTTGACCGATGTCGATAACCCCGGATCAACTACTCCGGGGGAGTTCGCCGCTGCTGCCGCCGAGACGGGTCTTGGCCGTGACGACGTAACTGAACTCACCCGTCTGTTCGAGGACGTTCGATACGGCAACACACAACCATCCGAAGAGCGGGAACGCCAGGCAATCACGATTTTCCGTCGGATCGAGAACCGATACGCAGAAGAAGAGCCGTGAACTATCGCCGCGTCGCGCTTGCGATCGGTACTCTCTCACTTGGGCTCAGTCTTCTTGCGATCGTCTTCCCCGGACTGGTAGCGGTCACGCTCGAACAGGTTGTGATCTCCGTGGTCGGTGGCGTGGTCCTCCTGCAGGCGCTTCGCGTTATGCTGGTTCGCCGACGCGAGGATCGCGATGAGGCTGTGCCACCTGACCCGGAACGGCCGATTTCGACCTCGCCACCAGGTGAGGAGTTAGAAGACGAACTCGAGCGGTTTCTGGGCGACAGGCGACTCTACTTTCCCCGGGTTCGTCTTCGCGAAGGACTCCGTGCAGCCGCTGTTACTGTACTCTCCCAGTACGGACCCCATTCCACAGCCGAGGCGGAGGAGGCAGTCGATGCAGGAACCTGGACTGACGACGTGTATGCGGCTGCGTTTCTCGGTGACGAACGGGCCCCGACGCCGCCGCTCCGTGTTCGTGTGGGGAACGCTCTTCGACGTGAGTCACCACTCGAGCGTCACGTTCGACACGTCGTCGACGCGATTGCCGCGGCTGCTGGCGTGGCCGCACCCTCGAACGAAGGAGCGAGCAAACGTTCGGGACAACAGGCGGACCGACGAGCGGAATCCAGCAACAGGACAGCGCGGAATCGATCTACGGGACGGGCAAACGACGTCAGAAACACCACTGACCCCGAGACGAACGACACTCTCAGACGTGCAACACACTCGACGGGGCACTGGACGGGCGTCAGTGTCGTGGCCCTGGTGAGCATCGGCGTCGGGATTCTCGTCGAGCAGCCGTCGATACTGCTTGCAGGCACCGTCGGCATCGGCTACGCGGCGTACGCCCGCTCATCGGCGCTGGCGCCTCGTAGTGTCTCCCTCTCTCGAACGCTCAGTACTGAGCGGCCGGAACCGGGTGAGGAAGTCGAGGTAACGGTCACCATCACAAACGACAGCGAGCAGGCGCTGGCGGATCTGCGACTCGTCGACGGTGTCCCAGCATCGCTCGCCGTGACGGATAGCTCACCGCGTATCGGCACGGCACTGCGGGCAGGAGAGAGTCGATCGTACACCTATGCAGTGACTGCCCGTCGAGGCGTCCATACGTTTGGGCCAGCGACGCTGATCGCACGCGACCTCGCGGCCGCAGCCGAGCAGGAGCGAGAACTCTACACGGAAACAACGCTGACCTGTATTCCGCCGCTACGCGCGATACCGGAACCGATCCCGCTTCGAGCACAGGCGACCCGAGAGGTGGGTCATATCGAGACGGCGACCAGCGGAGACGGGGTCGAGTTCTATGCGACCCGGGAGTACCGCCCGGGCGATCCGATGAGTCGGATCGACTGGAACCGTCGCGCCCGGACTGGTGAGCTCACAACGGTCGAGTTCCGGAACGAGCGTTCGGCGAGCGTCGTCATCGTGGTCGACACCCGCGAGGAAGCGTACGTCTCGCCCGATCCGGACGCCGAACATGCACTCGACCGTGCGGTCGACGCCGCCGGACAGCTGTTCGTGACGCTGGCCGATTCGGGAGACAGAGTGGGTATCGCTTCACTGGGCGACAACGCCTGTTGGCTCGCCCCAGGCACCGGTGTTGATCACAGGGACACCGCACGAGAACTGCTCGCAACGCATCCTGCGTTCTCCCCGGTGCCGAGAGAGACTCGATCAGTGGTGGTTCAACACCGCAACCGCCTCAGAAAACGACTGTCTGCGGGTACACAGGTAATCGTTCTCACACCGCTGTGTGACGAATTCGGGGGGCAGTTTGCCAGGCGGCTCGAGGAACACGGCTATCCGGTCACGGTGATCAGCCTCGATCCGACCGCCAGCCAGACGACTGCACAGCGATTCGCACGGGTCGCCCGACGACTTCGGGTTTCGAACCTTCGAAGCAACGGGATTCCGGTTATCGACTGGGACTGGGACGACTCGATCACTGCCACGCTTGCCCGATTCAACGAGCGGTGGTCGCGATGAACCCCATTGATCGAGATCCGGCACAGCACAGCAGTCTGGTAGCAGGGTGTGCTGCGGTCGTTGCGTTCGGGCTCAGCGCGTTCTACTCGTGGCCGGCCCTCGCTATCGGCGCAGTAGGACTGGCCCTCATCCTCGTGGGGCTCATCCGTGGACTGTATACTGCAGTCACGGTGGGTGCGTTCGGCCTGTTCGTGGGCGCGATTCTCGCTGGTGTAGAGACCACGGCAGTTGGCCCGGTGCTCATCAGTGTCACTGCTGCAGTACTGGCGTGGGATATCGGCACGAACGCGATCAGCGTCGGGGAACAGCTGGGACGAGCAGCTGACACGAGACGTCTCGAAGCAGTCCACATAGCCGCGAGCACTGGGGTTGGCATCATAACGGTTAGCATCGCATACGGACTGTACATGACCGGCACCAGCGATCAACCGATCACGGCCCTGTTCTTGTTATTGCTCGCTGCAGTCCTGTTGCTGGAATCACTACGCTAGTCGACAGTCGGAACTTCGACCGCTTCGAGCACACTGTCGATTACCGCCTGTTTCTCCACGTCGTTGACCCGTGCATCGGCAGTCAGCACGAGTCTGTGGGCGAGCACCGGTTTGGCAACCGTCTTCACGATATCCGGGGTTACGTACTCACGGCCTTCGATAACCGCCTGCGCTCGTGCCGTTTCGAACAACCGCTGTGCACCGCGCGGCGACACGCCGACGCTCACACGTGACTCCTCCCGCGTTCTGCGGCTGATATCGAGCATGTACAGGATGAGATCCTCGTCGACGCGGACGGTCTCGGGAACACGCTGTAGCGCACGAACACGATCGGGAGTGAGTACGGGATCGACAGAGGGACTCCGTTCCTCTCGACCATCTCGCCGAAACAGGAGTTCTGCCTCCCCCTGGTAACTCGGATACCCCATGCTGGCCTTCACGGCGAACCGATCGATCTGTGCCTCGGGCAGAGCGAAGGTACCCTCCTGTTCGACGGGGTTCTGTGTCGCGATGACGAAAAACGGGTCCGGCAGTTCACGGGTTTCCCCATCGGCCGTGACCTGTCGCTCTTCCATCGCTTCCAGTAGTGCACTCTGGGTTTTCGGTGGCGCCCGATTGATTTCATCAGCAAGCACGACGTTCCCGAAAATGGGCCCTTCGTTGAACTCGAAGGTACGATCGCGCTCGTTGAAAACGTGGGTGCCAGTCACGTCTGCTGGGAGGAGATCAGGGGTAAACTGCACACGTGAAAACGACAGGCCCAGTGCCGTGGCCATACTTCGAGCAGTCAGTGTTTTTCCGGTTCCCGGGACGTCTTCGAGGAGAACGTGGCCCCTGGCGAGCACACCAAGCAACACCGTTTCGAGAAACGACCGGTCAGCGATAACCGCGTTTTCGACTTCGGTCAGCACAGCATCACACTGTGCACTTGCGTCGTCGATGCTCATGGTCATATGTTGCCTATTGACTACCAGGGGACAAAGATTGGCCTCCTCGCGAGAACCGCAGTAGATGGTTCGTCGGCACGACACCCCGGACGGATGTCTCCCAGTCGCTGACAGAGTCCGTATCGAGCGGTGGTTCGCGTAGTTGAGTGACGCGATTCACGCCCGTCCCCAGAGCGCGAGGCGTTCTGGTGTGCGAACGAGAGCTTTGCTCTCGTCAACGCCGTGAACGGCGGGATTCTCTCGCTGTAAGAAGATAGAAGACAGTCGTCAGACTCCCGAGCACCCCACGTTCCATCGGCTGGCAGAACCGCCCCGGCCATCGCTGGATCGATCCCGACTGAGCCCTCGAATCGCATCGTTTTTTCTCCCGAGCCCGAGAACTACGAGGTATGTCAACGACTATCTATTTCATCGGCGCCGGTGCGATCGCCCGCAGCCACGCCGAAGCCGTCGAATTGCTCCCGAACGCCGACGAGATCGAACTCGCCGCAGCGGACCCGACCCCAGCTGCCCGCAAGCGGTTCGCGGAGGCCGTCGATGACGTCCGCCTCTACGAGGACAGCGAGTCGATGCTATCGGAGGCGGTCGATCCGGACGACTTCGTCGTTGTCGCAGCGCCGCCGTTTACCCACCACGACGAGACGATCGCGGCGCTCGAAAGCGGCCGACACGTATTATGCGAGAAACCGCTGGCGCCAGCCCTCGATGAAGCCGAAGCGATGCTCAAGGCCGCGAGGGAGAACGACCGTCTCCTCGGCTCGTGTAACTGTCGTCACTACCGGACGCCCGGCACCGAGCGCGTCAAGCAACTGATCGATGAGGGAGCGATCGGCGATCCGTACCACGTCACGTGGATCACCCGCAGCCAGCGGGGTCGCCCCGGGATCGAGTATCAGCCGGAATCGAAGTGGTTCCTCGACCGCTCGAAAGGTGGCGGCGGGATCGTCATGGACTGGGGCCCTTACGAGTTCGCCACGCTCGAAGACCTCCTCGTACCTGATAGCGTCGACGTCAAACACGCCTGGACTGCCCAGCCCGAGACGGCTGTCGATCCCGAGGACATCCCGTTCGACGTCGAAACGCACGGGGGTGCGACGCTCGTTTACCGCACCGACGAGCGCGACGTGCAGGTAACCTATGAACGAGCGTCCGGAACACACGGCGAGGAACGAGACGTGACAGAAATCGAAGGGACCGAGGGTGCGATCCGGTGGGACTGGACCGAGGTCGGCACGTCGACAGTCACGCTGGCGACCGACAACGATGGTGACCTAGTCGAAGAATCGATAGCCGTCACCCCGGACGAAGATATAGAGGCGCACGATCGGCCCCTCGTGTATTTCGACCGTGTCGTGCGGGGCGGGGACGCACCGATCCGAACCGGTGCGGAGGCGATCACGTCAGTTGCGATGATCAACGCGATGTATCGGTGTGCCGAGTCGGGAGAGCCCCAGCGAGTGGACCTATCGAAGATTGCTTGATCGAGACACCCGTCAACGCACGGAGTATATATTCTCGGCCGCTGACAGACAACTAACGAATGTACGACTTCGTCGTCGTCGGCTGTGGCCCCCCAGGTGCGCGGTTTGCTCGACGTGCGTCCGAAGAGGGCCACGACGTCCTCGTCTTCGAGAAAGGGGAGATCGGCGATCCACTGGCCTGTTCGGGCCACGTCAGCACCGACATCTGGGACTTTACTGGCCCTGACGCGCGCAATGAACTCCTCCAGAACGAAATTCGTGGCGCACGCTTTCACGTCGACGAACCGCAACGCACCGCGAACTCCGCAGACGAACGCGCTCGCGAGGCCGGACGCCAGCTCGACCACGCGGGACTGTTCTACCGGGACGAGACGATCTCGAACGTCATCGACCGGGTCGGGCTGGATCGCCACCTCGCCGACCTCGCACGCGATGCCGGTGCGGACGTCCGCGATCACCACACAGTCACCGAAATCGAAGAGCACGAAGATCGGGTCACAGTGACCGCCTCGACACCGGAAGACACGATCACTGTCGAAGGGAAGATGGTGGCTGGCTGTGATGGGCCGCGTTCCCGTGTCCGGGACGCCCTCGGTCTCGATGACCCAGACGAACTCCTGCATGGCGTGTTGGGGTTCGATCCTACCCCCGATCACGCCGACTATGTCGATGTCCATCTCACTGCGCCGCGCTTTTTCGCGTGGCGAATCCCGCGGGGCGATGCTGGCGTCGAGTACGGACTGGCGGCTCCACCGGGCGATAATGTGAGAGAGCTGTTCGAGCGGCTCCAGACTGGGTACGGCGTCGACCTCGATCGAACCTGCTCGGGGGCGATCCCGATCGGCCCACCCGAGCGCATCACAACGCGACGGGGCTTTCTCATCGGCGACGCCGCCGCCCAGACCAAACCGTTTACTGGCGGTGGGATTCTCTACAGCATGACTGCTGCCGATCATGCCGCGCGAACGATCGATCCGGACTGGCCGCCAACCCTGCAGGCGTACGAACACGCCTGGCGCGAGGAGCTGTCCCGCGAGATTCAACTGGGGCATCTACTTCGGCGCGCGTACAGCCTCCCGGAACCGATCCAGCGCACTGGCTTGCGCGCGCTCTCGGGCGAGATCGGCGTCCACATGGACCGCCCCACGTCGCTGTTCTCACGGGAGCAACTCGGCGCACTGCTCTCACGCTGAGTCGGCGTCGTCCTCGACAGGAAGCGCGGGTCCGACTCCGTCCACGTCCGGAACGTCGTTCGACCCCTCGAGGATCCGTCGTGCCTCTTCGGTTCTGGTATCCCCAAGTCCTTTGACGAGTGTGAGCGCGCGGCTGAGTCGCGTACGTTGCCAAGCTTGCTCACGATGCTGGTACGTACGGATACTGCGGAGGAACTCCGGTTTCGAGAACTCCGGCCAGTACGGCGTGCAAAAGTAGACCGCAGCCTCGTTGCCGTTGGCATACCACGGCAGGAAGTTGCTCGTCCGCTCGTCGCCGCCCGTCCGGATGATGAGGTCGACGGCGCGAACCGGGCGATCATAGAGCTGGCTCTCGACTGTTTCGACGTCCAGATCGGCGGGGGAAAGCGTGCCCTCTTCGACCTGCTGAAGGATCCGCCGTGTCGCCGAGAGCAGTTCCGATCGACCGCCATATGCGAGTGCGATATTCAGAACGAACGAATCATACTCGCGTGTACGCTCTTCGGCGTAGTCGACAACCTCCTGTACACGGTCCGGCAGGCGTTCGATATCGCCCAGTGTGCGAATACAGACCCCGTTCTCGTGGACTCGATCGGCGTCAGCGAACTCGCGAAGCTTCCCCTCGATCAGGTCGAACAGGGCCTCGCGCTCGTCGGCCGGACGCTCGAAGTTCTCCGTCGAGAACGCGTACAGCGTCAGTTCTTCGATACCCAGTTCCTCGCACCATTCAAGCACCTGTTCGGTCGTCTCTGCTCCTTCTCTGTGACCGTTCGTCACGGCGTCACCGCGTTCCCGGGCGTATCGCCGGTTCCCATCCTGAATCACGGCGACGTGTGTGGGCACCTCGTCGAGATCGGTCCGTAGTAACTGCTCGTACAGTGACTGCACGCGTCGTTCGAGCCACCCTTGCATTACTAGAGTACAGATCCCCCTCCATGATGTACGTTTGCCAACCGATTGTCATATGATGGCCGCGCAGGGAAACGGAGTTGGCTGTTGACCCCCATCTCGTCGGCCCGAGTCGCGTTCGAGCAATTGACATCCCCCTCGGCCTGAAAGGCGGGGGTTTTTCCCTGTATTTCCGTAAATTCTGGAGCATGGTCGGGAAAATGAACACGGCCTCCACAGCCCTGCCCGCAGGTTACACACACTCCGGAGGAAATGGCAGCATCGGACTCCGGACGACCGCTGTGCCGGACGTAACTGCAGTGACGAGTGCGACGCTACAGGGACCGATAGATGTCGGGCGAGCTGTTGTCAGATAATGTGCGGGATCATCGGCTACGTTGACCGTTCGGGCAATCCGGCCGTACTCGACGTACTGGATACTGGTCTCTCCAGCCTCGCATACCGGGGCTACGATTCGGCTGGCGTCGCGCTCGCAGACGACGATCTCACCGTCATCAAGCGTACGGGGGAGGTCGACGCGCTGACCGAGGCGCTCGCCACGGTGGCTCCGGACGACGTATCGGCCGGGATCGGGCACACACGCTGGAGCACGCACGGACCGCCCTCCGACGCGAACGCCCATCCACATACCGACTGCACTGGCGAGGTTGCAGTCGTACACAATGGCATCATCGAGAACTACGAGACGCTCAAAGCCGAACTCACGCAGCAAGGCCACGTCTTCGAGAGCGAAACCGACACGGAAGTGATCCCCCATCTCATCGAAGAGGCGCTGGATCGGGGCGGCGATCGGATGTCTGCGTTCAGGGATGCGATCGACCGACTAACAGGGAGCCACGCGGTCGTCGCAGCCTTCGCTGACGGCCACGGACTCTTCGCGACGCGACGGGACTCACCGCTGGTCGTCGGCCTCGGGGATGACGGCTACTATCTCGCCAGTGATGTCCCGGCTTTTGTCGAGTACACCGACCGTGTCTCCTATCTCGACGACGGTGAGTTCGTCCGTGTGACTTCGGACGGTGTAACTGTGACTGACAGTGAGGGGACCGAGATCGACAA
Above is a genomic segment from Natranaeroarchaeum aerophilus containing:
- a CDS encoding type B DNA-directed DNA polymerase codes for the protein MPFTIDFLDDGRVLEWEATTAGAVVTETDEYTPRFYVATRDPNADLDLTALQSMYDQHPDVDATEMVSRRPGFRRDEESVLAVDVEHVNRVTGLARQTRQLSEYPVGDLACFNVDLSREFRYCLENSIDPTPANELSTLRLGVPVTETSNDVYEELTVAGETITGSVRDILTGVQTKIETRDPDVLVCSTSDIIPTLYEMATAANIDEFTLSRWPGVDYQQLASQSTYSSYGQVGHSPARYNVPGRAIVDESNTFFYGETNLDGVLDLVSRSTKPVQELAWASIGNVLTAIQICEAHDRGVLVPWNSWRHEFYKPMGTLHDADRGGFIFAPEVGLHENVHELDFSSLYPNIICTRNVSPDVIRCDCHSDREDVPELGYSICDTRGYLVDVLQPIIDARDEIKTAIHRENQRDNPDEDRLAELEGRSGALKWILVACFGYQGFSNAKFGRIECHEAINAFAREILLEAKERLEASGWRVVHGIVDSIWVTPDPDVDDDEREALETLATNITEAVEIRLEHEAQYDWVAFVPQRESDAGALTKYFGKVAGADEFKIRGLEARQRTTPPFIEDVQRDCLDRLAGTRSPDAVLRRLERAIEALHNGEVAVDRLVKRNRVSKPLEGYTQNTQNVAALKRARDHGLAVHPGQDIEYVVVDDEKTSRDRVSLVHEDVETYDASYYETQLVRAVESVLSPLGWDRTEIQRTIAETREMNLSAFTEFDDS
- a CDS encoding DUF4129 domain-containing protein, giving the protein MNESTRSAIIAGMAIFAVAYAAATLDSTVRPEGGGGDGTVGTGDGGSGVVPVTQSESPPGETITIPYLDEILAILAVVLLLGLIAYVVLYRRQALAMFLVLAVSLVAMYLLSAVLDPTAVPPDIAGLEPGDETPVGDGSGEGWGDGSGVDPTQPSPPALLVVVVVGLTIIGGALALLSTRTEDSDESVHQSTGDGENAAAIGRAAGRAADRLEAEENVDNEVYRAWREMADLTDVDNPGSTTPGEFAAAAAETGLGRDDVTELTRLFEDVRYGNTQPSEERERQAITIFRRIENRYAEEEP
- a CDS encoding DUF58 domain-containing protein: MNYRRVALAIGTLSLGLSLLAIVFPGLVAVTLEQVVISVVGGVVLLQALRVMLVRRREDRDEAVPPDPERPISTSPPGEELEDELERFLGDRRLYFPRVRLREGLRAAAVTVLSQYGPHSTAEAEEAVDAGTWTDDVYAAAFLGDERAPTPPLRVRVGNALRRESPLERHVRHVVDAIAAAAGVAAPSNEGASKRSGQQADRRAESSNRTARNRSTGRANDVRNTTDPETNDTLRRATHSTGHWTGVSVVALVSIGVGILVEQPSILLAGTVGIGYAAYARSSALAPRSVSLSRTLSTERPEPGEEVEVTVTITNDSEQALADLRLVDGVPASLAVTDSSPRIGTALRAGESRSYTYAVTARRGVHTFGPATLIARDLAAAAEQERELYTETTLTCIPPLRAIPEPIPLRAQATREVGHIETATSGDGVEFYATREYRPGDPMSRIDWNRRARTGELTTVEFRNERSASVVIVVDTREEAYVSPDPDAEHALDRAVDAAGQLFVTLADSGDRVGIASLGDNACWLAPGTGVDHRDTARELLATHPAFSPVPRETRSVVVQHRNRLRKRLSAGTQVIVLTPLCDEFGGQFARRLEEHGYPVTVISLDPTASQTTAQRFARVARRLRVSNLRSNGIPVIDWDWDDSITATLARFNERWSR
- a CDS encoding DUF7519 family protein → MNPIDRDPAQHSSLVAGCAAVVAFGLSAFYSWPALAIGAVGLALILVGLIRGLYTAVTVGAFGLFVGAILAGVETTAVGPVLISVTAAVLAWDIGTNAISVGEQLGRAADTRRLEAVHIAASTGVGIITVSIAYGLYMTGTSDQPITALFLLLLAAVLLLESLR
- a CDS encoding AAA family ATPase, producing the protein MSIDDASAQCDAVLTEVENAVIADRSFLETVLLGVLARGHVLLEDVPGTGKTLTARSMATALGLSFSRVQFTPDLLPADVTGTHVFNERDRTFEFNEGPIFGNVVLADEINRAPPKTQSALLEAMEERQVTADGETRELPDPFFVIATQNPVEQEGTFALPEAQIDRFAVKASMGYPSYQGEAELLFRRDGREERSPSVDPVLTPDRVRALQRVPETVRVDEDLILYMLDISRRTREESRVSVGVSPRGAQRLFETARAQAVIEGREYVTPDIVKTVAKPVLAHRLVLTADARVNDVEKQAVIDSVLEAVEVPTVD
- a CDS encoding Gfo/Idh/MocA family protein; translation: MSTTIYFIGAGAIARSHAEAVELLPNADEIELAAADPTPAARKRFAEAVDDVRLYEDSESMLSEAVDPDDFVVVAAPPFTHHDETIAALESGRHVLCEKPLAPALDEAEAMLKAARENDRLLGSCNCRHYRTPGTERVKQLIDEGAIGDPYHVTWITRSQRGRPGIEYQPESKWFLDRSKGGGGIVMDWGPYEFATLEDLLVPDSVDVKHAWTAQPETAVDPEDIPFDVETHGGATLVYRTDERDVQVTYERASGTHGEERDVTEIEGTEGAIRWDWTEVGTSTVTLATDNDGDLVEESIAVTPDEDIEAHDRPLVYFDRVVRGGDAPIRTGAEAITSVAMINAMYRCAESGEPQRVDLSKIA
- a CDS encoding geranylgeranyl reductase family protein, with translation MYDFVVVGCGPPGARFARRASEEGHDVLVFEKGEIGDPLACSGHVSTDIWDFTGPDARNELLQNEIRGARFHVDEPQRTANSADERAREAGRQLDHAGLFYRDETISNVIDRVGLDRHLADLARDAGADVRDHHTVTEIEEHEDRVTVTASTPEDTITVEGKMVAGCDGPRSRVRDALGLDDPDELLHGVLGFDPTPDHADYVDVHLTAPRFFAWRIPRGDAGVEYGLAAPPGDNVRELFERLQTGYGVDLDRTCSGAIPIGPPERITTRRGFLIGDAAAQTKPFTGGGILYSMTAADHAARTIDPDWPPTLQAYEHAWREELSREIQLGHLLRRAYSLPEPIQRTGLRALSGEIGVHMDRPTSLFSREQLGALLSR
- the uppS gene encoding polyprenyl diphosphate synthase, yielding MQGWLERRVQSLYEQLLRTDLDEVPTHVAVIQDGNRRYARERGDAVTNGHREGAETTEQVLEWCEELGIEELTLYAFSTENFERPADEREALFDLIEGKLREFADADRVHENGVCIRTLGDIERLPDRVQEVVDYAEERTREYDSFVLNIALAYGGRSELLSATRRILQQVEEGTLSPADLDVETVESQLYDRPVRAVDLIIRTGGDERTSNFLPWYANGNEAAVYFCTPYWPEFSKPEFLRSIRTYQHREQAWQRTRLSRALTLVKGLGDTRTEEARRILEGSNDVPDVDGVGPALPVEDDADSA